Genomic DNA from Frondihabitans sp. PAMC 28766:
GCGGCCTCGGCGGCGAGGTGGCCGTCGGCCTGTTCTCGCCGGGCACGGCCCTGGTGGGCGGCAGCGTCGCGGTCTTCGGGTTGTTCGGCGCTTTCTACATGATCCAGCGCCATCTGGGTCAGCGAGCGGTGCAGATCCTGGTGATCGTCGCCCTCAACATCGTGATCGGGCTGTACCTGCACACGCCCTGGCAGGCATACATCGGGGCGGTGTTGATCGGCGGTCTGACGGCCTACATCTACATGAAGCTGCAGAATCGCCAGCAGCAGGTGCAGCGCACGGTGCTGGCGACCGGCCTGGCCGTCGTTCTGATAGCCGTCGCACTCGTGCGGTCGGCTCAGCTGCTCGGGATGTTGTAGGCGCAGCACTCAGAACGAAGGCCCCCCTCGGGTGAAGGGGGCCTTCGTCATGAGCGAGTTGTGCAGAGAAGCACGGCTGTGGAAAAACCGTGGACAAGAAAGAAAGTTATCCACAGCGAAGTCCACAGTGGGGATAATTACACCCGTGTAAGTCGGTGGCCGGTCAACGCCAGCGTGTGGTCATCAAGAAGCCGACGAACATGATGCCGAAGCCGACCAGGATGTTCCAGGCATGGAGGGAGGGCACCGGGTAGGTGCTCGCGCTCAGGTAGTAGACGATGATCCACACGAGCCCGAGCAGCATGAAGCCGAACATCACCGGCTTGAACCACACGGGGTTGGGGCCCGTGTTCGACGATCCGGTGTCTGGTCGTACCGCGGCCGCGGACGCCGCGCTGGTCTTCTTGTCTTTGGCCATGGGCAGAAGTGTAGCGGTAGCCCCCCTGTGGGGACCCTCCGCACGGGCAAGCGGCCCCGTACAATCGAGAGCATGACCGACGAGCCCGCCGACACCGAGTCGCCCGCGCGAGTGCGACCGAGGCGCCGACGCCGAGTGTCCGTCGTCGGTGTGCTGGGCGAGAGCCTCATCACGGCCGGCGTGCTGGTGCTGCTGTTCATCGCCTGGCAGCAGTGGTTCAACAACATCATCGTCTCGGGCAACCTGCGCAGCCAGGCGTCGAGTCTCCAGCAGCAGTTCCAGAAGAAGGCCGACTCGAGCCCCACCCCGGTTCCCACCGGCGCGACGCCGACGACCCCGCCCGTCACCCCGGCAGCCACCGGCACCAACCAGTTCGGCGTGCTGTACGTGCCGCGGTTCGGCGCCGACTACAAGGTGCCGATCGCCGCGGGCACCACGACGGTCGGCACGCTCGACAAGGGTGACGCGGGTCACTACGACAGCACGCAGATGCCCGGTGCGATCGGCAACTTCGCCATTGCCGGGCACCGGACGACGCACGGCGCCCCGTTCGGCTCGATCGCGCAGCTGCGGGTGGGCGACCACATCTACGTGCAGACGGCGCAGGGGTACTACACGTACACCTTCCGCAATCTGCAGTACGTCAAGCCCACTCAGGTGCAGGTGCTGCAGCAGGTTCCGGATGCGCCCGTGGTCAACACGGCGTCCAAAGACCGTCTGATCACCATGACGAGCTGCAACCCGAAGTTCAGTGCTGCCGAGCGCATCATCGCCTACGGCGTCTTCACGTCGTGGCAGCCCCTCTCTGCCGGGCCGCCGGCCGAGATCACCTCCGCCGTCGGGAAGGCCTGATCATGTACGGAGCACTCTGGCGCGTTCTGCCCGGCCCGTGGTGGCTGCGCGTGCTGATCCTGCTCGTGGTCGCCGCCGCCATCCTGTTCGCCCTCATCACCTGGGTCTTCCCCGTCGTCGACTCGCTCGTCGAGCCGAACGTCACCGTGGGCTCCGGCTGAGGCCCACCCCTTCATCCTGACCGTCCCCACCCGACAGTGAGACTCTCGTGACCCGCATCCTCGTCATCGACAACTACGACAGCTTCGTCTACACGCTGAACGGCTACCTGCAGCAGCTGGGCGCCGAGACCGACGTCGTGCGCAACGACGCCTTCCCCGGTGCCGAGGCGTCCGGCAGGATCGCCGACTACGACGGCGTCCTGCTGTCTCCGGGCCCCGGCACGCCTGCGGCCGCCGGCGTCTCGATCGATGTCGTGCACGCCGCCGTCGAGAGCGGCACGCCACTGCTCGGGGTCTGCCTCGGCCACCAGGCCATCGCCGAGGCCCTGGGCGCGACGGTCACGCACGCCGAAGAGCTGATGCACGGCAAGACGTCGAAGGTGACTCACGACGGCAGCGCCTTCTACGAGAACGTGCCGCAGCCGTTCGTCGCGACGCGCTATCACTCGCTCGCCGTGGTGAACGACACCGTGCCCGACGCCCTCGAGGTCACCTCGCGCACCGAGGGCGGCGTCATCATGGGTCTGCGGCATCGCGATGCCGAGGTCTACGGCGTGCAGTTCCACCCCGAGTCGGTGCTGACCGAGGGCGGCTACAGCATGATCGGCAACTGGCTCGGCGTGGCCGGGCTGCCGGGCGCGGCCGAGATCGCCAAGGGGCTCAGCCCGCTCGTCAACCTCGGCTGACGCGGGTCGGGCGACCGGTCAGCGGCGACCGGCTAGCTGCCCGCGCAGTAGGTCAGCGTGATCGGCGACTGCTGCGGCTGCTCGCCCGGCGGCAGGGACTGCTGGGTGACGAGCTGGCCCGTGCAGGCGTAGTCGGCTTGCGGCGTGACGACGAGGCCGAGCCCGGTCAGGGTGGCGGTCGCTTGCGTGAGCGTCTGCTGCGTGACGTCGGGCACGGCGACGGTGCCGCTCGCGACGATGACGTCGACTGTGCTGCCGGGAGCGACCTTGCTGTTGGCCGCGGGCGACGTCGAGATGACTGTGCCGGCGCTGTCGGTCGGGCTGTCCTGCTGGGTCTCCGAGCCCTTCTTGAGGCCGAGGGCGGTGAGCTGCGACCAGGCACCGTTCACCGACTGCCCGGACACGTCGGGCAGTGAGACCGTCTGCGGCCCGGTCGACACGTAGACCTCGATGGTCTCGCCGACGGTGACGGTGGTGCCGGGATCGGGCGTGGTCTTGATGATCTTGCCGCTGGCGACCGAGGTGCTCGACTCGTCGACGCGGTCGGGCGTGAGCTTCAACTTGTCGAGCTTGGCGGAGCCCTGCGCATACGTCTCGGACGAGAGGTTCGGCACCGAGATCGAGTCGTTGTTGGGCAGCGTGATCGGCGACAGCCGCACCACCCAGATGACGACGGCCACGACGATGATGGCGATCAGCACGATGCCCATCCACAGCCACGCGACCGGCGGTCTCGTCTGCGTGCGCGCGGGCCGGTTGGCATCGGTGCTGTCGAGCTCTTTGAGCGCCGCCTCCGACCCCGACGCGGCCAGCGGGCTGACACCGAACATCGTGGTCGTGGTGCTGACGGGCGCAGGCGCCTGGATCTTGCGAGCGGGCAGCTGGCCGGCCCCGGCGTCGACGACGTCGGCGCGGAACTCGTGGGCGCTCTGGAAGCGATCGAGGCGGTTCTTCGCGAGGGCGTGCAGGGTGACCGCGTCGAGAGCCGGTGAGACGGCAGGATTCAGGGCGCCCGGCGGCACCGGCGGCTCGCTGACGTGCTGGTAGGCCACCGCAACGGGCGAATCGCCGCGGAAGGGTGGGCGCCCGGTCAGCATCTCGAAGAGCACGACGCCGGTCGAGTAGAGGTCGCTGCGGGCGTCGACGGTCTCGCCTCGAGCCTGCTCGGGGCTGAAGTATTGGGCGGTGCCGAGAATGGCCGTGGTCTGGGCCACCGTTGCCGCCGAGTCGGAGACGGCCCGGGCGATGCCGAAGTCCATCACCTTGACCTGGCCGGTCTGAGTGAGCATCACGTTGCCCGGCTTGATGTCGCGGTGTACGACGCCGGCTCGGTGGCTGTATTCGAGCGCCGTCAGGATGCCCTCGGTGATGCGCACCGCCTCTTTGGGCCGGACAGGGCCCTCGGCGATGATGTCTTTGAGCATGCGGCCCTCGACGTACTCCATGACGATGTACGGCACGAGGACGGTGTTGCCGAGGGCGTCGCGGGTGGTCTCCTCGCCGGCGTCGAACACGCGGACGATCGTCGGGTGCGCCATGCGAGCCGCGGCCTGGGCCTCCTGCCGGAAGCGGCTGCGGAAGGACGGGTCGGTGGCGAGCTGCGACTTCATCAGCTTGATGGCCACCTGGCGACCGAGGCGCGAGTCGGTGCCGAGGTACACGTTGGCCATGCCACCGTGCCCGATCAGTCGTCCGATCTGATACCGGTTGGCAAGGAGGCTGATCCCCTCAGTCACACCTTCAGCCACGAATGAACTCCCAAACCCTCTGTCCCGGCCCCCAGTGTACCGGGGCGAGACCTGCGCGGCCTCAGCCCAGAGACCGAGAAGCGCCTGTGACTACGGAGTGCCGGGCTGCCCGGTGTCCGTCGGTGTCGGTACTGGTGTGGACACGGCGGTGACCGGGATCGACACGAGGGGCGAATCGGGCGACGTGACCGAGCTGCCGCAGCTCACCGTGTACTTGAACGTGACTTGGCCCGGGCTTGACGACTGGACATCGACGGTCGTCGCGTTGACGCCGATCGAGTTCGTCGTCTTGCCGGACGTGTCGGTGCCGCCGGTGATCGTGTAGGTGATCGCCGTCTCGGAGTAGCCCACGGGGCACGTGTACGCCGGGAGCGTGACGGTTGCGGTCGTCGTGCCGTCGGCGGGAATCGTCGTCGGCGAGATGCTCGGCTTGCCCGGCGTCGCCGCCGTCGGCGCAGCGACGTAGACGTAGAGGTTGATCAGCGTGCCCGTTGCGACGTTTCCCTGCGGGTCGACGTCGTACACGAGGCCCACCTGAGCCGGCGTGGGCGCGGTCTTCGGGTTCGAGCCCATCTGAGTGCCGTAGCCCAGCTGCTGGAGTGCGGCGCTCGCCACGGCGTACGTCTTGCCCTCGTAGTCGGAGGGATTGATGGCCGCCTCCGCCGTCGGGGTCTCCGAGGGCGTGACCGAGGGCTTCGGTGTCTTGGGCGCCGAGGCCGTCTTCGTGGCGGCCGGCGTCGACGTGCCGTGGTTCGCATAGGCGATCGCCGCGATGATGCCGCCGACGACCACGATGGCGATCAGCACGATGATCGGCCAGAACCAGGGGCTGCGCTTCTTCTTGGTCGGCTCGTCCTCGTCGACCCCGGTCGTCGCCGGCAGCTGCGACGTGGCAGCGCCGAGCCCGAGGGTGGCGGCCGTGGGGGCTGCGCCGGGTGCGGGCATGAGACGAGTCGTCGAATCCTGCGCCGGGTAGACCTGCGTGGCTGCGTCGCCGTCACCGCCGACGCCGATGAACGGCACGGCTGCGGTCGCGGCAGCCACGTCGCCACGGCGCAGAGCGCGCGCGGCCTGAGCGAGGGCAGCCGCCGACGCGGGGCGCTCGGCGGGCTTCTTGGCGATGCACGAGTAGACGAGCTTGCGAACGGGCTCGGGGATCGTCGAGGGCAGGTCGGGCGGCGTCTCGTTGATCTGCGCCATCGCGATCGCGACCTGCGACTCGCCCGTGAACGGCCGGCGGCCGGCGAGGGCCTCGTAGGCGACGATGCCGAGCGAGTAGATGTCGGTCGACGGCGAGGCAGGATGCCCGGATGCTTGCTCGGGCGAGAGGTACTGCACGGTGCCCATGACCTGGCCCGTGGCCGTGAGCGGAACCTGGTCGGCGATCCTGGCGATGCCGAAGTCGGTGATCTTGACGCGGCCGTCGGGCGTGATCAGCAGGTTGCCTGGCTTGATGTCGCGGTGCACGAGGCCGGCGGCGTGCGCGGCCTGGAGGGCCGACGCCGTCTGCGCGACGATGTCGAGCACCTTGTCGGTGGGCAGCACGCGATCGCGCTCGAGGATGGTGGAGAGCGCCTCGCCGGGCACGAGCTCCATCACGAGGAAGGCGCTGCCCTCTTCTTCGCCGTAGTCGAACACGTTGGCGATGCCTTCGTGGTTGACGAGGGCTGCGTGACGGGCCTCGGCGCGGAAACGCTCCAAGAAGCCCGGGTCGCCCAGGTATTCGTCTTTCAGGATCTTGATCGCGACGGTTCGGCCGATGACCAGGTCTGTCGCCTGCCAGACCTCGCCCATGCCGCCGATCGCGACGCGCGACGAGAGTTCGTATCGACCACCGAAGGTGAGCCCGCTGAATGGCCTCATTTGTTCAGCACCGCCTCCATGACTTGCTTTGCTATTGGTGCCGCTGCCGTGTTGCCGACGAGCGACTGCCCCTGACCTCCGCCGTTGCCCACGACGACCGCGACAGCCACCTTGGGGTTCGCAGCCGGGGCGAACCCGGTGAACCAGAGGGTGTAGGGATCGGATGCACTCTCGCCGGTCTGCGCCGTGCCGGTCTTGCCGGCGACGTCGACACCGCTAATTCTCGCATTGGTTCCGGTGCCCTTCGCGACGACCTCGGTCATCAACGTGGTGAGCGTCGAGGCCGTGCTCTCGCTGATGGGCGAGCCGAGCGACTTCGCCTTGAACTTCTCGAGGTACGAGAGGTCGGGATTCTGGATGGTGTCGATCAAGGTCGGGCTCATCTCTTTGCCTCCGTTGGCGATCGTCGCGGTGGTCATGGCCACCTGCAGCGGCGTCTCGCGCACACTGCCCTGGCCGAACGACTGCAGCTCGAGGGTGGCGTCGTCGCCGCCTGTCGCCGGGAAGACGCTCGGGGTCGCCGTCTGGGGGATGGAGACGGCCGAGTCGAAGCCGTACTTCTTGGCCTGGACGTTGATCGCGTCGTAGCCGAGCTTCTCGCCGAGCTCGGCGAAGGGGATGTTGCACGAGTCGACCAGGGCGGTCTCGATCGTGACGGTCGAGCCGCCGCCGCACGCGCCGCCCTCGGCGTTGTTGATCTTGGTGCTGGTGCCCGTCAGGGTGAACGTCGCCGGGTTGGGCAGCTTCGAGTCTTTGGTGTACTTGCCCGATTCGAAGGCAGCCGAAGCGACGACGAGCTTGAACGTCGACCCGGGGAAGTACAGGTCGCCGGCGATGGCACGGTTGATCAGCGGCTGCGACGAGTCGTGCAGCAGGGTGTCGTAGCTCTTGAGCACGCTGGCGCGATCGTGGCTGGCGAGCTGGTTGGGGTCGTACGAGCCCTTCGAGACCATTGCCAGGATCTTGCCGGTCGAGGGTTCGATGGCGACGACGGCTCCGGTGTTGTTGCCGAGGGCGTCGTAGGCGACCTTCTGCACGGCGGGGTCGATGGTCGTGTTGACGGAGGCCCCCTCCGGGTCCTTGCCGGTGAGCAGCGAGTTGATCTGATCGAAGAACTGCTCGTTCGACTTGCCCGAGAGCTGCTTGTTGAGCGCGTTCTCGATACCGGTCGCGCCCTCGCCGAGCGTGTAATAGCCCGTGATGGGGGCATAGAGCGCCCCGTCTGTGTAGGTGCGCAAGAACTTGTACTGGTCTTTCGAGGGCACCGATTCGGCCACGGCCTTCCCGCCGACGACGATGGCGCCGCGCTGAGCCGAGTAGCTCTGGAGGATCGCCCGCGAGTTGCGTGGATCGGCGCGGAGGGAGTCCGCCTGGACGCCGGTGATGTACGTCGTCGAGACCAGCAGGGCCACGAACATGGCCAGCACCACGACGCTGACGCGCTTCAGCTGCTTGTTCATCAGCCGACCACCGTCCTCGGTTGGTTTCTAATGCCATCGGAGAGCCGGAGGATGAGGGCGACGATGATCCAGTTCGACAAGAGAGAGGAGCCGCCCGCCGCGAGGAAGGGCATCGTCAGACCGGTGAGGGGGATCACGCGCGTGACGCCGCCCATCACCACGAAGACCTGGAGCGCGATCGCGAACGAGAGCCCGACAGCGAGGAGCTTGCCGAAGTCGTCCTGGCCCACGAAGGCGATCCTGAAGCCTCGCGACACCAGCAGCAGGTAGAGCCCCAGGATCGCGACGAGGCCGACGAGCCCCAGCTCTTCGCCGAGCGACGCGATGATGTAGTCGCTCTGGCCGAGCGGCGTCGTCTGCGGCGACCCCTGGCCGAGCCCGGTGCCGATCAAGCCGCCGTTGGCGAAACCGAACAGACCGGTTACGAGCTGATAGCTACCGCCGGAGGCGTTGTAGACGCTCGACTGGAAGGGGTCGAGCCAGGCCTGGAACCGGCCGTGCACATAGGACAGCGACAGGGCCGCGACGATCGCGCCGCCGACGAAGAGCACCAGCCCGATGATCACCCAGCTGGCCTTCCCGGTGGCGACGTAGATCATCACCAGGAACAGCCCGAAGTAGAGCAGCGACGTGCCGAGGTCGCGCTCGAAGACGAGCACCACCATCGCGACACCCCAGATGACCAGGATCGGCCCGAGGTCGCGTGGCCGAGGGAAGCGCATGCCCAGGATCTTCGGCCCCATCAGCGAAAGCGAATCGCGGGCCTGCACGAGATAGCCGGCGAAGAAGATCGCGAGCGTGATCTTGGCGATCTCACCCGGCTGGAACGACAGCGGGCCGACGTGGATCCACACGTAGGCGTTGAGCCCGGTGAGACGCAGGCCCGGGACGAGTGGGAGAAGAAGGAGCACGATCGACGCGAACATCGCGATGTAGCGGTAGCGCGCCAGCACGCGGTAGTTGCGGATGCCGATCAGCACGACGATCGCCAGGATCAAGGCGGCGATCGTCCAGTAGATCTGGC
This window encodes:
- a CDS encoding cell division protein CrgA, with the protein product MAKDKKTSAASAAAVRPDTGSSNTGPNPVWFKPVMFGFMLLGLVWIIVYYLSASTYPVPSLHAWNILVGFGIMFVGFLMTTRWR
- a CDS encoding class E sortase — encoded protein: MTDEPADTESPARVRPRRRRRVSVVGVLGESLITAGVLVLLFIAWQQWFNNIIVSGNLRSQASSLQQQFQKKADSSPTPVPTGATPTTPPVTPAATGTNQFGVLYVPRFGADYKVPIAAGTTTVGTLDKGDAGHYDSTQMPGAIGNFAIAGHRTTHGAPFGSIAQLRVGDHIYVQTAQGYYTYTFRNLQYVKPTQVQVLQQVPDAPVVNTASKDRLITMTSCNPKFSAAERIIAYGVFTSWQPLSAGPPAEITSAVGKA
- a CDS encoding DUF4175 domain-containing protein produces the protein MYGALWRVLPGPWWLRVLILLVVAAAILFALITWVFPVVDSLVEPNVTVGSG
- a CDS encoding aminodeoxychorismate/anthranilate synthase component II — protein: MTRILVIDNYDSFVYTLNGYLQQLGAETDVVRNDAFPGAEASGRIADYDGVLLSPGPGTPAAAGVSIDVVHAAVESGTPLLGVCLGHQAIAEALGATVTHAEELMHGKTSKVTHDGSAFYENVPQPFVATRYHSLAVVNDTVPDALEVTSRTEGGVIMGLRHRDAEVYGVQFHPESVLTEGGYSMIGNWLGVAGLPGAAEIAKGLSPLVNLG
- the pknB gene encoding Stk1 family PASTA domain-containing Ser/Thr kinase; the encoded protein is MTEGISLLANRYQIGRLIGHGGMANVYLGTDSRLGRQVAIKLMKSQLATDPSFRSRFRQEAQAAARMAHPTIVRVFDAGEETTRDALGNTVLVPYIVMEYVEGRMLKDIIAEGPVRPKEAVRITEGILTALEYSHRAGVVHRDIKPGNVMLTQTGQVKVMDFGIARAVSDSAATVAQTTAILGTAQYFSPEQARGETVDARSDLYSTGVVLFEMLTGRPPFRGDSPVAVAYQHVSEPPVPPGALNPAVSPALDAVTLHALAKNRLDRFQSAHEFRADVVDAGAGQLPARKIQAPAPVSTTTTMFGVSPLAASGSEAALKELDSTDANRPARTQTRPPVAWLWMGIVLIAIIVVAVVIWVVRLSPITLPNNDSISVPNLSSETYAQGSAKLDKLKLTPDRVDESSTSVASGKIIKTTPDPGTTVTVGETIEVYVSTGPQTVSLPDVSGQSVNGAWSQLTALGLKKGSETQQDSPTDSAGTVISTSPAANSKVAPGSTVDVIVASGTVAVPDVTQQTLTQATATLTGLGLVVTPQADYACTGQLVTQQSLPPGEQPQQSPITLTYCAGS
- a CDS encoding serine/threonine-protein kinase encodes the protein MRPFSGLTFGGRYELSSRVAIGGMGEVWQATDLVIGRTVAIKILKDEYLGDPGFLERFRAEARHAALVNHEGIANVFDYGEEEGSAFLVMELVPGEALSTILERDRVLPTDKVLDIVAQTASALQAAHAAGLVHRDIKPGNLLITPDGRVKITDFGIARIADQVPLTATGQVMGTVQYLSPEQASGHPASPSTDIYSLGIVAYEALAGRRPFTGESQVAIAMAQINETPPDLPSTIPEPVRKLVYSCIAKKPAERPASAAALAQAARALRRGDVAAATAAVPFIGVGGDGDAATQVYPAQDSTTRLMPAPGAAPTAATLGLGAATSQLPATTGVDEDEPTKKKRSPWFWPIIVLIAIVVVGGIIAAIAYANHGTSTPAATKTASAPKTPKPSVTPSETPTAEAAINPSDYEGKTYAVASAALQQLGYGTQMGSNPKTAPTPAQVGLVYDVDPQGNVATGTLINLYVYVAAPTAATPGKPSISPTTIPADGTTTATVTLPAYTCPVGYSETAITYTITGGTDTSGKTTNSIGVNATTVDVQSSSPGQVTFKYTVSCGSSVTSPDSPLVSIPVTAVSTPVPTPTDTGQPGTP
- a CDS encoding penicillin-binding protein 2; this encodes MNKQLKRVSVVVLAMFVALLVSTTYITGVQADSLRADPRNSRAILQSYSAQRGAIVVGGKAVAESVPSKDQYKFLRTYTDGALYAPITGYYTLGEGATGIENALNKQLSGKSNEQFFDQINSLLTGKDPEGASVNTTIDPAVQKVAYDALGNNTGAVVAIEPSTGKILAMVSKGSYDPNQLASHDRASVLKSYDTLLHDSSQPLINRAIAGDLYFPGSTFKLVVASAAFESGKYTKDSKLPNPATFTLTGTSTKINNAEGGACGGGSTVTIETALVDSCNIPFAELGEKLGYDAINVQAKKYGFDSAVSIPQTATPSVFPATGGDDATLELQSFGQGSVRETPLQVAMTTATIANGGKEMSPTLIDTIQNPDLSYLEKFKAKSLGSPISESTASTLTTLMTEVVAKGTGTNARISGVDVAGKTGTAQTGESASDPYTLWFTGFAPAANPKVAVAVVVGNGGGQGQSLVGNTAAAPIAKQVMEAVLNK
- a CDS encoding FtsW/RodA/SpoVE family cell cycle protein — protein: MPASSDATQAIGTPSNPAFAAAPMTEKIRIRLRQPARLRNIELALLFVACGICAGAMILVQLGALGKIEPGILYEGITILVLALILHFVLRIVAREADPFVLPIGLTLNGLGIAEIYRIDIPSWTTKFPTHAGERQIYWTIAALILAIVVLIGIRNYRVLARYRYIAMFASIVLLLLPLVPGLRLTGLNAYVWIHVGPLSFQPGEIAKITLAIFFAGYLVQARDSLSLMGPKILGMRFPRPRDLGPILVIWGVAMVVLVFERDLGTSLLYFGLFLVMIYVATGKASWVIIGLVLFVGGAIVAALSLSYVHGRFQAWLDPFQSSVYNASGGSYQLVTGLFGFANGGLIGTGLGQGSPQTTPLGQSDYIIASLGEELGLVGLVAILGLYLLLVSRGFRIAFVGQDDFGKLLAVGLSFAIALQVFVVMGGVTRVIPLTGLTMPFLAAGGSSLLSNWIIVALILRLSDGIRNQPRTVVG